The Bacteroidota bacterium genome includes the window GCAACTTTCAACCAAATTCGTATGACGAAGCGTGTACTCCAAATCGCAGCAAGTCTTCTGCTACTGCATGCGCATACCGGCCTTGCGTTGCAGCAACAGCATCCTCGGACACTGTACAAAGCCGACTCGCTGGTTAGGGCTGCCGTGCACGTCGACCATCTCCCCGGAGCCGTATTGCTTGTGGCGCAAGATGGCGGCATTGTATTCCACAAGGCATACGGCCATGCCAAGCGCTATGCCTTCGGCGGGACGCAGCTTGCTGCGCCCGAAATGATGACCATCACCCACCAATTCGACGTGGCCTCCCTCACGAAGGTATTCGCCACAACATTCGGCATCATGATGCTTGTTGACGCCGGCGAGATTACATTAGACGATCCGGTACACAGGCACCTTGCCCTGTTCACTGGTCCAGACAAAGACAGCGTGACCGTTCGTCATTTACTGACGCACACCTCGGGCCTTCACCCCTGGAAACCGCTGTATTATCACGCATCATCAGCTGAAGAAACCTACGCCTACATCAGCAAGCTAGCGCTTGCCGCACCTGTTGGCCAAACGCGGCGGTACAGCGACCTCGGGTTCATGCTCCTAGGCTATCTGATCGAAGAAATTTCGGGGCAATCCCTGGATGACTTCCTTCAAAACAGGTTATATAAACGGCTGGGCCTGCAGCACACGAGTTTTACGCCTGCGGAAGGGCCTTTTGTAGCAACCTCCCACGGCAATCCTTTTGAAAAACGCATGGTGGCTGATGATGACTTTGGCTATGTATGCGACGAAATCCCGGAGTCCTTTACAGATTGGCGCACTTATGTATTACAGGGCGAAGTGAATGACGGAAATGCGTTTCATGCAAACGAAGGTGGAGCCGGCCACGCCGGACTGTTCTCCACAGCCGCAGAACTCAACACGCTCCTAAGCTTACTGCTGAACAAGGGTGAGCATGAAGAGCAGCAGCTAATCAGCCGTGATGTAATTGAAGCCTTTCTCACACCCACAGAAACGGGCCATGGCCTGGGTTGGGCAATGGCTGCCCCTACACTCCCGGTAGACGCGCCTCCTCCCGGCACCTTCGGTCACACCGGGTTTACGGGCACCTTTGCTGTGGCGGTACCGGCTGCGGGCTTAAGCATCATACTCTTGACTAACCGACAGCAAACCAACGTAGGTCCGGATGGCAGGTATATGTCGCTAACCAGCTTGCGCAAATCCGTTGTCAGCGCAGTGCTTGAAATGGACAACTTGCACTAAAAACGAGGATCGCCTAAGGATGTATTAATCGCGCTTCGGTATCTTATTTAGCGCTTCCCGCAAATCTTCCAGCGATATGGGCTTACTGATAAAATCATCCATGCCGGCTTCCATGCATCTTTCACGCGTACTTTTTTTGATACTTGCTGTAATGCCGATTACATAGGTCCCACTGGACTCTTCCTCCAGGGCACGGATTCTTTCCGTAGCTTCAACACCATCCATCTGAGGCATACTGACATCCATTAAGATGAGATCGTACTTGTTTTTGCCCAATGCATCGATTGCCTCCTCTCCATTGGTCACATAATCTCCTGTGTGCCCGAGCAATTGTATATAACGCATAATCAACTGGCTATTAATACGATTATCTTCTGCAACCAGTATTTGCAATCGTCCTGGTTCATTTAAACGTAAACCGTTGGTTGCCTCACCATGCTGTTTAGGCTGCGCAAGCCGAAAACTTTGCTCCAACACGCTGTAAAACAGCTGCCGCTTGATAGGCTTGTTCAGCATTGTCGGCGTGAAAGGCAGCGGCCTGTCAAGCAAGAATCCCAAACGCTGTAAAAAGATAATGCGCGTATGTTTGCTCAAATCAACAGCCATTTCCAATAGCTCACTCCGGGGCACATCAGACACGTCCAAATCAATGAGCACTGCATCATAGACATGGTTCTGGCCGACCAATAGGCCAGGTAGCTCACTATTGGATGAAACAAAGCGGAGTTTATTGTTTAGTGGCTCGCTCAGGGTTTGAATTTGCTTTTTACATACACCAGAGACAGCCGCAACCAAAAGATGTTTGTTTCTAATTTGATAGGGTGGTTTAAAGCTGTTGTCTTTTTCTTGCGCAACTTCCAGCTCAAGCGTAAAATGGAAAGAAGAACCTTTTCCCTCTTCACTCTCCACCCACATCACGCCGCCCATTGATGTGCATAAACTCTGACCAATGCTTAACCCTAACCCGGTGCCTCCGAAGCGTCTTGTGTTTGACGAATCCACTTGAAAGAACAACTCAAATATCTTTTCAAACTGGTCCTGGGCTATGCCAATGCCTGTATCGCTCACGATAACATGCAACGCGATCCTGCCGGCTTTCAGCTTTATCGTCTGGTCGACAAAAGCATGGACCCCTATCTCACCATGTTCTGTAAACTTGACGGCATTACCCAACAGGTTAACCAGAATTTGTCCAATTCTGCGGGCATCACCTACCAGCAACTCAGGCACGTTTTGGTCAACAACATAGCCGATCTCCAGTCCCTTGCTCGAAGCTTTTAAAGAAATGACATCCAGCGCTTCTGAAAGGCAGGTATGAATTGAAAATGGGAGCCGGTTTAATTGGACTTTGCCGGCGCCAATGGCGGAGTAATCAAGGATGTCATTGATAATGTCCAGTAATGCTTCACCGCTTGAACGAATCGTTTCGGTGTATTCGCGTTGCAATGGGTTCAGCGCTGTATCCAATAGCAAACTCGTAAACCCTATTACGCCGTTCATGGGGGTACGAATCTCGTGACTCATAGAAGCCAGAAAGTTGTCTTTTACAGCATTGGCTTTACGCAGCTCATCATTTTTCAGCGCCAGCGCACTGTTTGCTTCTTTCAGCGCAGCAATATGCGTTGAAATATCTTTTTCAGCGCGGACATGTTCGTTTGCGTGATATCGGAGCGCAATTTCTTTAACAACCAATTCCCCCGCTTCTTTTATTAGCCGTTTATCTTCTGCAGTCCAGGTTCGCGGCTGGTTTTCAATCACACACAGCGATCCGATTCGCTCATTGTTGGGCGTTCTCAAGGGTGTCCCGAGGTAAGCCACAATGCCAAATTTGTTTTGTACTTCAGCTTTACAAACAAGGCCGCCGTCG containing:
- a CDS encoding response regulator; this translates as FDRITEFTCKLLRAKYAFITLVDSDRHFFLSMYAHDGPVDGEREASPMYSFCQNVVVTNKRHAINNVNDGGLVCKAEVQNKFGIVAYLGTPLRTPNNERIGSLCVIENQPRTWTAEDKRLIKEAGELVVKEIALRYHANEHVRAEKDISTHIAALKEANSALALKNDELRKANAVKDNFLASMSHEIRTPMNGVIGFTSLLLDTALNPLQREYTETIRSSGEALLDIINDILDYSAIGAGKVQLNRLPFSIHTCLSEALDVISLKASSKGLEIGYVVDQNVPELLVGDARRIGQILVNLLGNAVKFTEHGEIGVHAFVDQTIKLKAGRIALHVIVSDTGIGIAQDQFEKIFELFFQVDSSNTRRFGGTGLGLSIGQSLCTSMGGVMWVESEEGKGSSFHFTLELEVAQEKDNSFKPPYQIRNKHLLVAAVSGVCKKQIQTLSEPLNNKLRFVSSNSELPGLLVGQNHVYDAVLIDLDVSDVPRSELLEMAVDLSKHTRIIFLQRLGFLLDRPLPFTPTMLNKPIKRQLFYSVLEQSFRLAQPKQHGEATNGLRLNEPGRLQILVAEDNRINSQLIMRYIQLLGHTGDYVTNGEEAIDALGKNKYDLILMDVSMPQMDGVEATERIRALEEESSGTYVIGITASIKKSTRERCMEAGMDDFISKPISLEDLREALNKIPKRD
- a CDS encoding serine hydrolase, which codes for MTKRVLQIAASLLLLHAHTGLALQQQHPRTLYKADSLVRAAVHVDHLPGAVLLVAQDGGIVFHKAYGHAKRYAFGGTQLAAPEMMTITHQFDVASLTKVFATTFGIMMLVDAGEITLDDPVHRHLALFTGPDKDSVTVRHLLTHTSGLHPWKPLYYHASSAEETYAYISKLALAAPVGQTRRYSDLGFMLLGYLIEEISGQSLDDFLQNRLYKRLGLQHTSFTPAEGPFVATSHGNPFEKRMVADDDFGYVCDEIPESFTDWRTYVLQGEVNDGNAFHANEGGAGHAGLFSTAAELNTLLSLLLNKGEHEEQQLISRDVIEAFLTPTETGHGLGWAMAAPTLPVDAPPPGTFGHTGFTGTFAVAVPAAGLSIILLTNRQQTNVGPDGRYMSLTSLRKSVVSAVLEMDNLH